One segment of Campylobacter concisus DNA contains the following:
- a CDS encoding SDR family NAD(P)-dependent oxidoreductase, giving the protein MKRYIAITGASSGIGAAAAKAFARRGENLILIARRGELLENLKSEIAKFANVDVVIELCDLSKQENALLLWRNLEKFELKALINNAGFGDYNKVGEQNLEKITQMINLNIISLVTLSTLFTKKYKDKDTQLINISSIGGYKIVPNAVTYCASKFFVSAFSEGLYHELAQDKQAKMQAKVLAPAATKTEFGMVATSKESYDYDKAFKKYHTSEQMAEFLLRLYDSHCCVGAVDRDSFEFGLSSPKFDYAIKYEPKDN; this is encoded by the coding sequence GTGAAAAGATACATCGCCATCACTGGAGCAAGCTCAGGCATAGGAGCGGCTGCGGCAAAGGCATTTGCAAGGCGCGGGGAGAATTTGATCCTTATTGCAAGGCGTGGCGAGCTTTTAGAAAATTTAAAAAGCGAGATAGCTAAATTTGCAAATGTCGATGTCGTGATAGAACTTTGCGACCTTTCAAAGCAAGAAAACGCCCTCTTGCTTTGGCGTAATTTAGAAAAATTTGAGCTAAAAGCTCTTATAAACAACGCTGGCTTTGGCGACTATAACAAGGTCGGCGAGCAAAATTTAGAAAAAATCACGCAGATGATAAATTTAAACATCATCTCTCTTGTGACGCTCTCAACGCTCTTTACTAAAAAATATAAAGACAAAGATACGCAGCTTATAAACATCTCTTCGATAGGCGGCTACAAGATCGTGCCAAACGCCGTCACATACTGCGCTAGCAAATTTTTCGTAAGTGCCTTTAGCGAGGGACTTTACCATGAGCTAGCACAAGATAAGCAGGCGAAAATGCAAGCAAAAGTCCTAGCTCCAGCTGCCACAAAAACAGAATTTGGCATGGTAGCAACTAGCAAAGAGAGCTACGATTACGACAAGGCGTTTAAAAAGTACCACACGAGTGAGCAGATGGCGGAGTTTTTGCTTCGCCTTTATGATAGCCATTGCTGCGTTGGCGCAGTCGATAGAGATAGCTTTGAGTTTGGTCTAAGTAGTCCTAAATTTGACTACGCGATCAAATACGAGCCAAAAGATAACTAG